ctcaagaaaatatgttaaaaagtgtatatttatagccttTGTAATTTATTCCGGTCTTGGTGTTTTTGTGTGTAATAGCTGATCTTTCCTTGTTTCCctgatcaaggaaatatatttatacgtaCACAGATctaagaagcctatttctgttaaaatataactaaGGTGGGGTTtcaagtctttaaatttatagtaaatgttaggtAGTAAGTTTTACTTTGATATCTACATTGTTACTGACCAAGTACCGCTTACTTATTATGTGATGAAATGTGCAGTTAAAGGTATGTTTTTACGAAAACTTTCATCATTATTgtctggatattttcttaaagaagttaaaaatagtggttaaattaattaaacatgtggttgtgttgtagaaaaaacaatttttgcaCATGCAGTTGGATATATTTAAAAGGCTCTTTCAAtccatactattatataaaaacatatttttctatttactcGATTTCTTCCGTGaacttttacgatattttaattgttattctgCTATTCAGGGAAGAGTTGAATCCAACAAATCATAGGTAATTATAATTGGTTTAGTCATTCTTTAGTTATAAAGGGTGTAACTAAACCgtctttgttttatatattacataacttACGATTTATTGTTCACTCatagtatttattgaaatgtatgatttttatattcaaaacagcaGATAAAACCGTATGCTCtcgatttaataataattaaatgagaGAGAAATTAAAGTAGGGGCGTGAAGAAATGTACGAATGTTTCAGCCAGCAGTAGGCCTAGTCATATCTCTCTAACCTTTGACAAGTGAGTGTTCCCTACGTAAAACCTGTAGGCTGATTTGAACCTTCAGCATCCAAGATTATGTCAGACACAATATTATTGTCTGagtaaataatgaaaagtattaTCAATTACTGATTAGTTAAATCTAGAATTCGTGAATTCATACCATACCAAGAGTTCGGAAATACTAAGaacaataatattgatattttaaagtgaatGCCATTAAGTAAGCAACGTCACTgcgtttttataaatgtaaataactaaatattgtagATAATGTACGCCTAATTATGTAAGATAATCAGCAATTAACATAATTAGTTGTCCTATAActcatttaaactattttagatgTATAATTAAACGTAAAATAGTTACAATTATGATTAGTCAAGGACtgaaagtttgatttaaaatttatcaaaggCCAGACATCATTTTGAAACTATTCACAATTCATTTTTTCTTCAGCAGAAATTAACGTATAATAAGACATTTATTCATGCAAAACTACAACACCGTAACTTAGCCTGTATCGCCCAGATTATAGAAAGAGAAACTAACACTTTTTGTCCATATGGCTACACTAGACTGTTACAAGCTACCCGTTTCCGAGAGATTTTATTAtgctgttattaaaaatatagagaaAACTACTAAAAGTGAAACATACCATAATGCTTGgggattatttattattaaccatATAACAAAATACTTTCCCTCATATTTTAACAACCTGTACACAGGGTGAGTCACCTAAGGTATCCTAAACATAAATTAGTAGAACAGTTAGAGccataacaaagaaacaaaatgcaaCTTTTTGAAATCACTTACAGGGAatctacttaaaataattttatccaatTTAAGGATCAAATTGTGGCTAAACTGGAGGTCCCAGGTACGaatcttaaaatattcaaatgtaaaacatatgACATAATATGTCATATAGTCAATTTGGAATCTACTTCTTTTGAAACTAAATAACACATACACTTATTTTACGAAATTTCCCTAaccctataaataaatattctgaaaaaagtAACTATTTGCAaggtttatactttatttttactgtaaaacatttaaacaggGGGTATCTTTTCAACTCGAAACGTTTTATGTTTTGGTTCACGATTTTAAAATGGTTATATACTGAAAAAATTGCACaaatatggtttttataaaatagttttaggcCCACGTACCATGTGGCCTAAATACACgttagaaaatgtaataattatctaCAGCAATAATAAAGGATgctgtaatttgtaaaataaaaaatcattgtttaGTTCTCACTAAAAACAGTTAGGGGTAGACatataatttgaatgttaaaaactattttttgaagaagatTAAAATGAGGTACGACATGATGTAAccatctatttaattttttttagttttgcccattggaacttttaaaaatacttgtttggGAAGTAacctaattttagtaaatatgttcATGTAACGTATAATGTAAAATGGTATTTTGCCAGATAAATGATTTGTTGGTTTCactgtattatttctaaaatttgtatCACGTTCCGGTCCGCCATTATAAATCGTTAATCTTTTTTCTATTCACAAAAAGGTTGTAAAAACCTTTGAGTCAAACCCTGGACTTACAGTTTTAGCACATCTTGTCCTTAAATTGAATGaaagtattataaatagaatagcTGCATTTTGTTGTCTTATATACGAGTTTAGCACACCTTagctgactcaccctgtatatactacAACGTATGATCAGTTCATAATCTCAGTTCGAGAGCGCATGTCTTCAGTTACAAGCActctttaaaatgtttacctCATTATCTATGATTACAAGAGTGACGACAGCTTTCAAGTATTGGCTCGACTTGATGATGTGTTTCCAAACACATTTGGTCAGGTTACATCAGCTCTGACTCATATGACCCTCAGATATAAGAATCTGAAGTGAACCACTTAAACCTTCTGGTGAGTAGATCGATTATTGACTATTCGagaagaattgaaaaaataagGACTTGgaaataaagtagaaatatttgaGTAACAGATGTTgtgttatttacaataatattttaccgTAAGCTTAGAGTAAGtaaattttcagaatatatataaaaatatattctaaaatctactaacttatgttaataaatattgaaaaaacagtGTTTccataaacatatacaaaaggAAAGAACATGTATTTAAAGtcgatataaaagtatacatttttagtaaaaatgttttagtctAACACTTTTACTTGTTTAACTAAAAGAAACATTGTTTGTgagtaattcaattttaaattaaataattttcttaaggtaactttttttaaagattccGTTTGTACGAATAAgttaaattcaaatattgaacGTTTTACAAATGGGAAGGATCTTATTTACTCTCAACTTGTTCTGTTGAACTACTAAACCCGTAGTCACTTGGTCTAAAGTGCTCTTTTTGATTTGTCCTCTCATCGAATTTAGTTCGTCTGAACGAATTTCTTTGTAACTTTCGCTTTTCCAATCTGTAATTTAAACTTTCAGCTGGTAAATTTTCGTTAGTATGTTGACCTGAGGTTGATTCTTGTAGGGTTTCATTTCCATTTTGAGATTTATCCCCTTGTTCGCTACCGAGTGGGTTACTCTGGTGTTCACCCAAGTCGGCGAACTTGTCTCTGTTGGGCACACCGGTCTCTGCACTGTGAAATATGTCACTTTGTGGGAATATATAGTTATGGTCTTGTTCGTCCACGAATGCCTCCTCAGTTAAGACGTTCTGCTGCTCCTGACGGCTGGTGTGCTGGTAGAGCCTGGCGAGCTCTCGCTGGTCCTCATACAGGAGCGGAGAGTCCTCACACACTGAGCCGTACCACCAGTCACACACGAGATACTTCTGGTTGAACACGCTTCCTCCAGGACACAGGAACGAGTGTTTTGTCCCTCCCGCGTCACATATGTGAAAAGCCTGCAAGGAAATGAACCGTATGTATGTAACTAGAACAATATTTGAGTTACCAATACTCTAATGTGGTCATgtgcaaaatattttaagctaatctatttaaatcatccttaatttaaattatccAAAACTGAAATTAAGGTTTAACTTTATTGAACTTCAGAGAAAAACATGATTGTTTACTCATACGATATCTTGTGTAAATTATGATCATTTAACAATATGGATTAGATAATTAATTCAGTGTTAATATCACATCTTAATCAATAATAACGAGATGATGGGACGCTATACTCTGGATTCAGTTTTACATCTGACGTTACAGTTGAAATTCACCACATTATCCCTGACGATATTCTTCAACATTAGTTTTAATTCTCTTCGTAATTTCTAAAACTTACATGCGtagtttatgaattaaaataaatagagtgGTGTCTCAAAtttgataaaaactgtttaaattattatgttcagaaaaacattaaatagcCACACACGAAAAATCgtttctagaaaatatattacttttgatGCAAAGGATTAAAGGGTTTATATTAACCCACTTTTTCTGAAATCACGCTTGAGATAACACAtcacaataactttttaattgttgCATAATATTGAATGGCTGCTAGTATAAAACTGCTTTTAAGTGGAAATAATATCGAAACTTAAATTGCAACATTATCGAATACAGGAGTaagataactttaaacaaagggtTGTTTTGTGAGTGCCGATGCCCGAGTGATCATTTAGatgtgagttagagatagtgcaggttcaaatacTGTCTGTAACCTCTTCTCCATAcactgtttgataagatcctcgcacaggccagtggctcatgagggcGGACAGATAATGCTTAAAAAGGAGATAAGCTTCTACTCATAAACAATTACTGAGGATATAGACATCCAATTTTACATAAATCCAGAGACAATTGCAGTAGGCACACTGACTAGCAGCGGCATATACCTGACAGCGAGTTTCTATGTCAGCGAAGTAGCCAGGCACGTGTTTGTCCGTACAGGTGAAGGAGGTCTGAGGTACTCGGGAGAATACGGGATAGTCCTGCTCAGGCTGGCCAGGGATGGCTCCATCTCCCTCTTGTCCTTGCTGTAACCTCCGCTCCTCCTCCAACTCTAACGCTAGAGCATCCAGGCGCTTCCTCTCCTGCTGGAGCTCTGGGTCCTCCACTTCTCCTCCTTCATGGTCCTGGGCCTGACAGCTCATGTCAAAAGTGAGCAGCAATTGTGTTGCTGAATATACAGAGATTACCAACAAATAGGAAATCAAACTGTCAGGCCTAACcacatataatttcattttatactgCGTGCCTTGTGCTTCCGACTGAATTTGATTTGTTATGAAATCAAGTAGATACAGATCGTTGCTGCACCCAATCTGCTACTCATCGAATATCATAGGAATTTAAATATCCTAATTATTGTAGTtactgataaatatatatttcagtcaaATAACGTAAAAACGTCATTTACTGGTTGGTTTCTAAAGAAAATGCAAAGTTAGTACATACATTCGTTAGTTTTCAAACAACTTTAAAAGAAGAAGTAAAAGtttattcacaaatttaatactaacaaaagtaaaattactgaaactaaacatatttacattccttttattgcactatattaaatacttatttttactcATAGTAAGAAAACTTTAGGCTTTTTAGATACACTACGTGATGTAGCAAAGAAATACAGTTTTAACGccagtaaaatttaaactaaaaaacttaAGGGAAACTGATATGTACAAACGAGCatccaaacatttaaaaacaaaaacataagtgaagaaatattgttcaataacaaattaattgaGTCATTTCTAAGATTCGGAAGTGCACACAATTAAAAGCGttaacaatattatgtatattgtatagCCTCAGATGCATTtcattataacaacaaataagTGGAGTACTTTAATGAATTAGTTTTCTTGAAGATAATAGATTTAGGATATAAATTATCTACAATGTCATACTGGTTGTACATGCTATTTCGCATTGCATACAACCtagttttctgtaaaattaataGAGGAATCTCCACTACGAAAGATAATCAATCGTCAGCTTCACTAGTATTGGCGGGGGATGGAAATTGGAGGGAATCTAAAgggttaaaagtataaaactatcATTGTCACCCAAATTAGTATACCGAGAATAGCTATTTTTAACCAAATATCAATGTTTATGTGGTtagttgatatttatttgtttattaccaTAATAAGTCTAACAGTTATTGCTAAGTGTATCAAGCCAAAAAATACGATCGCAAAACTTCGATCCCATCACAACCAATCTGGGTGACCGATTTCTTTCTTGGGTGAATTCCCTCCTTCTATTTCATGAATAAGTACGAGCACAGAAATGAGAGAAACACCATATTCCCTTATCAATCCCTTGCTCAAGTTGGTACTGTACAAGGTTACTATGTACACCTATGTTATATAATGCATTTCAAATATCAATTGATAGTTTAACTTGTTCACTCTAGGAAATGAGGTTCGTTTTACGCCTAATTACGGATTATTAATGAGGCGTTCACAATCTCAGTGAGAACTGGAGTAGAAGACCTACCGTAGATTGTGAGAAGAGACAGAGGGCCAGCACCAACACTAAGACTGCACGCTCACACATCTTCACTGAGGGTATGGAGATGTCGAGACAGTTTATATAGGAGGCCGTGAAACACGCACACTACCGGATCATGAGCGGCAGGCACGAGCTTAGATCTCCGACCGGGGAAAGGGAAGGCAAGGGATGTAATCTATGCTCTAAAACGTATTTGCTTAGACACACATCCAGTCTGCAGAGTCGGTGGTCAAATTGACTAATGCGCCGGACTTTGGGTCCTACTTGCAGATAGCGCGGtccaaattctgtctgtgaccattACATGTATTATCAGTACTGTCAATCTTGTACTGTACCAACTCTCCCTTTTGTCATGGTTAATAAGACTCTTGCACAAGCCATTGACCAATGAGGACGAACAAAATAAGGGTAAAATGGGATTTGTCTACACCATACCACATTTAGTACAACAGGCTTCGCCAAGAAtgctgcaaaatttcaagtcagtaaCTCATCACATTAcgctacattttatttattctgcgattttcttgttaccatcatggttacccatataGAAATGTTCGCAATTCTGAGCCAAATCCTatgaagtgacatgcatcatccTCGAACTCAACGTTGCTTAAATAGAAACGAAttctcatgcaaaatttcaggtcttTACACCAGTTCATGTTTGAGATATCATATTTACAAATggataggcagacagacagaaagaaatgaaatttgtccagcccctcATATGATAGACTTCCCTATCTCTCAGCCCAAAAACATAAACAAGGCAAATTTTATCCGGCAAGGCTGTTGCGTGAAGCAGCTGAGATAGTAACAGAAGTCATATTATAACATATTGCCGTTCGAAAAGGGTTCAAAATCTATAACTACTATCTATAGCTATGTCAACAAAATGGAGGTGATATTGTTAGGACTCCTAGAAAAGATTAGATGTGAAAAGTAGTATTACATTGACAAATAGGGTATATAtgacaatcaataaaaataaatgtaaaatggatatgaattttcttgaaattaattcTTTCTGTGATAATTGTACGTGACTCTTAAAAGTAACTTTAAACATACTATTAATGTTCGGAAAATGTTAGAATTCAGCTATACTAAGTAAAGGTGACGTTCTTAAGGAGGACAATAATAGCGCAATAAATCAAACAGCTCTTattgagttattaattttaatgtgattaCCCTGCGGAATGCTGGTCTACGCACGAGACAAGCAGATGCCACACAGAGAGTTACCTGCCACTAAAGGAAAGTGATCGAGTTATCTACCCAAGTCATGCGCCCGAATACCGTCACGTCTGGGCAGACGCTGAGGTAGATGTAATTATTGAAGTCAGGTCCCTCCCCAATGACAGAGATCACTTTCACAGTCCTCGCCTCCGCCTGTCACCGTAGACCAGGATGTCCCCGGGACAGTGGCAAGGAGCTCTGGGAGAGGTTGTTATTCCAACAACTTCCCATAACAacgtaattgtttaaaaaaaaaactgtgattgTAGTATTTGGTCACGAATTTTAgcatgttaaataattataagtactaatTCGTCGTCTAAGTCAGTACTTATTCTGCCAATGGAGAATTATTGTCAAAACGTGGAAAGAATTATcctttaaactttcttttaagattacaatttttaatgccTTGTTCATTCGGTGATGGCCAGAGGCATTGATGGTAAGAGCCTCAGGAATTTTTATACATTCCTTAAAGCTAATATTTCGAGGGACGTTTTTGGTCAGCTGCAACGTGGAACAGCATAAACGTGCTGTGCTGTTGCAGCTCTCAGTGATGGCCAAAGGCATTGATGGTAAGAGCCTTTGGAGTTTTTATACATTCCTTACAGGTACTAAACCGATACAACGAGGTATTGAAGGACCTTACATGAAAAGAGATATTGTACACTCGTACTAAGTTTCAAGTTTTCTTTATGGAGACTGCTTGACCTTTGCGAAATCCGAAATCAAGAGTTCTCCCTTGGACCTTGGAAAATTCAATAGTCTAGGGACAAACCGGTGGCTCGTACGAACGTAAAACAGGAAAGACCTCTTTTTTATTGGTGGTCAAACAAAATAATCACCATACATAATCCCTAACGGTACATTTTATTGAAGGTTTAACATATTACTTTCTTTATTCTTGTACTTCCGCACTGAATGAACGAAGAGTCTTTTTTAACATTACCTCATACAGAGCCGTATTGAAGTGACGTATTGATTAAAGTTACATGCTTAAGAATTAACTTTGGCGTTTGTTAGAATGCAACATATTGCAAGGAGCTTAAATAAGTGgtttaaatctgttttaagtACGTTACAACAGCTACTTATGGATGACAAAGCTCTAAGTTGTACCTACGTTCGTTTTTTGCTGAATTCCACTCCTATTCCTCGAATTCGGCTTTATTAACATTAGTCATCCCCTAAAATGTAGCAAAATGAACTTGCTGTGAACCTTTTCTAATACATAAGCCAATCGCTTATAGATTATTCCAATACTAAGTTATACCTTACATAATGCTCGATATTTAATAACCGAATAAACTATAAATCGATAAATACATAATTGCTACATTAATTACTGCACAGTAACATAAGGTTATCAAAATGTATTACGAAACACATGCCAATTAAAGAAAGGAAAGGGAATTTGGCGAAGGTTTTCAGTAGCTCTCTCCCTGGTAGCCATGAAAAACCTCTTTGAAAAAGTAGTCCACAGGGTTTTATCCTGACAAATGTCTTCTCTTCTATACAGTATAACGGGAGTCTCGGTTTCAGCATAACGCCTTAAAGCCAGGAAAACAGTTCGttatcttttaaaactattataattttgttcttttaagtTAATCGTCATCATCTTtagatcaaaattatttaaataacaaaatattcgaTTGATCATATAAATGGTCTTAATAaaaatacctattttaaatatagatacaAAAACCGTGTCTTCGATTTGAACTCCACCCAGTTACGATTTAATTTGCAATTTGCACAGCGTTCGGTTTATTTACGTTCATTATCAATCACAATAAGCATAAAATGAATGAAGacttaatattattatgagtTATAAAAGTGGGAAGGTTGATCCAATGCTGATATTTAGCTCTTTTTCACCTTCCCCTTGTGCCTTGTCTGAAACCTGACACTGAGACGCATACTTGACTCTTAAAATCTTTGATCCATGTCTccaacatagctacgttatgtgtagaa
The Homalodisca vitripennis isolate AUS2020 chromosome 4, UT_GWSS_2.1, whole genome shotgun sequence DNA segment above includes these coding regions:
- the LOC124361193 gene encoding uncharacterized protein LOC124361193, with the translated sequence MSCQAQDHEGGEVEDPELQQERKRLDALALELEEERRLQQGQEGDGAIPGQPEQDYPVFSRVPQTSFTCTDKHVPGYFADIETRCQAFHICDAGGTKHSFLCPGGSVFNQKYLVCDWWYGSVCEDSPLLYEDQRELARLYQHTSRQEQQNVLTEEAFVDEQDHNYIFPQSDIFHSAETGVPNRDKFADLGEHQSNPLGSEQGDKSQNGNETLQESTSGQHTNENLPAESLNYRLEKRKLQRNSFRRTKFDERTNQKEHFRPSDYGFSSSTEQVESK